The following coding sequences lie in one Phragmites australis chromosome 8, lpPhrAust1.1, whole genome shotgun sequence genomic window:
- the LOC133926894 gene encoding NAC domain-containing protein 75-like, which translates to MDGAATAATGGSGDYSRHRLIGSRIQEHRKYMSESSCCPRCGYKIDRLLDWVGLPSGVKFDPTDQELIEHLEAKVRPDVAAAPSHRLIDEFIPTIEGEDGICYTHPEKLPGLTKDGLSRHFFHRPSKAYTTGTRKRRKIQPHAAASSSSSATAAKTQQQQQRSETRWHKTGKTRPVVVGGQHRGCKKILVLYTNFGKHRKPEKTNWVMHQYHLGDNEEEREGELVVSKIFFQTQPRQCGVAAEPSAASSDTVDGTTDLAAAPMVASSDIGAVFPGGPGIGEFSFAQFRSSFEEVGMGATSLVQARVDEEVHTGHQNIHQEHDLQHQYADQDQQHMAAAAAAFHISAPPDPVTTLITLPPVVHHGSITLQSQEPYHAVNYRHQQEDGRPHQPQKFDGRSTSGLEEVIMNCTSRRSKRGETSGGNKESTEWQYPSFWPSDSQDHHA; encoded by the exons ATGGACGGTGCAGCAACGGCAGCaaccggcggcagcggcgactACAGCAGGCACCGCCTCATCGGCTCGAGGATCCAGGAGCACCGGAAGTACATGTCGGAGTCTAGCTGCTGCCCGCGGTGCGGCTACAAGATCGACCGGCTGCTG GACTGGGTGGGGCTTCCGTCCGGGGTGAAGTTCGACCCGACGGATCAGGAGCTGATTGAGCACCTGGAGGCGAAGGTCCGGCCCGACGTCGCGGCGGCGCCGTCGCACCGGTTGATCGACGAGTTCATACCCACCATTGAGGGGGAGGACGGCATCTGCTACACCCATCCTGAGAAATTGCCAG GTTTGACCAAGGATGGCCTGAGCAGGCACTTCTTCCACCGGCCGTCCAAAGCCTACACCACCGGGACGCGCAAGCGCCGCAAGATCCAGCCGcatgccgccgcctcctcctcgtcctccgcAACCGCCGCGAagacgcagcagcagcagcagcggagcGAGACGCGGTGGCACAAGACCGGTAAGAcgcggccggtggtggtgggcgGCCAGCATCGGGGGTGCAAGAAGATCCTGGTGCTCTACACCAACTTCGGCAAGCACCGCAAGCCGGAGAAGACCAACTGGGTGATGCACCAGTACCACCTCGGCGATAACGAGGAGGAGCGCGAGGGCGAGCTCGTCGTGTCCAAGATCTTCTTCCAAACGCAGCCGAGGCAGTGCGGCGTCGCGGCGgaaccctccgccgcctcctctgaCACCGTGGATGGGACTACTGACCTTGCGGCGGCGCCCATGGTGGCCTCATCCGATATCGGCGCGGTGTTCCCGGGCGGCCCCGGCATTGGCGAGTTCAGCTTCGCGCAGTTCAGGAGCAGCTTCGAGGAG GTGGGCATGGGAGCAACAAGTTTGGTTCAGGCTAGGGTTGACGAGGAAGTGCATACAGGGCATCAAAACATTCACCAGGAGCATGATCTACAGCATCAATACGCCGACCAGGATCAGCAGCACATGGCCGCAGCTGCGGCAGCATTCCACATCAGCGCGCCGCCAGATCCCGTCACCACGTTGATCACTCTGCCACCGGTGGTTCACCATGGTTCCATCACACTACAATCGCAAGAGCCATATCATGCCGTGAATTATCGTCATCAGCAG GAGGACGGACGGCCACACCAACCTCAGAAGTTTGATGGACGGTCTACTTCTGGGCTTGAAGAGGTGATCATGAACTGCACTTCAAGGAGGTCCAAAAGAGGG GAAACATCAGGAGGTAATAAAGAGAGCACAGAATGGCAGTACCCATCCTTCTGGCCATCTGACAGCCAGGATCATCATGCATAG
- the LOC133926895 gene encoding deSI-like protein At4g17486, whose protein sequence is MGGAASVGAAAGEATGGAAHPVVLNVYDLTPLNNYLHWCGLGIFHSAVEVHGSEYSFGAHDHPSSGVFEVEPKSCPGFIYRCSVLIGHTSLNPLEFREFIQRMASEYHGDTYHLISKNCNHFTDDLSIRLTGKPIPGWVNRLARLGAFSNCLLPESMRLESTETKHIADCRFSDGSNTSSNDNFDEDDLEDRHLLPTSSVGQDSIVKEVHR, encoded by the exons ATGGGCGGAGCGGCCTCGGTcggcgcggcggccggggaGGCGACGGGTGGGGCAGCGCACCCGGTGGTTCTGAACGTGTACGACCTCACGCCGCTTAACAACTACCTTCACTGGTGTGGGCTCGGCATCTTCCATTCCGCTGTCGAAG TCCATGGATCGGAGTACAGTTTTGGAGCACATGATCACCCATCAAGTGGGGTTTTTGAGGTGGAACCAAAGAGCTGCCCAGGCTTCATATACAGATGTTCGGTTTTGATAGGCCATACAAGTCTGAATCCCTTGGAATTTCGAGAATTTATTCAGAGAATGGCCTCAGAATATCATGGAGATACTTACCACCTCATTTCCAAGAACTGTAACCACTTTACGGATGATCTTAGCATCAGATTGACAGGAAAACCAATTCCTGGTTGGGTTAATCGACTCGCTAGGCTAG GCGCCTTTTCTAACTGCCTTCTACCAGAAAGCATGCGGTTGGAGTCGACTGAGACAAAGCATATTGCTGACTGTCGTTTCTCAG ATGGTTCCAACACAAGCAGCAATGATAACTTTGACGAAGATGACTTGGAAGACAGACACCTGCTTCCAACATCTTCTGTTGGTCAGGATTCAATTGTAAAAGAGGTTCACAGGTGA